The segment TCGATCCGGCTTCGGCGATCGCCGTCCACCAGCCATAATGGCAGTAGCCCTTGTCGAACACGTAGGTCGCTCCAGCTTCGATCGTGATCTGGCGACCGACCTGGGCGTCGTTGACGTTGGCGTCGGTGATGTCGAGGATGCGCGGACAGTCGGTCTTCGGGTCATAGACGACATGCACCTTCATGCCGCGGATGCGCCCGTTCGACTTGGCCCAATCGCACAGTTTGCCGAGCGGAATGGGGGTCGAGTCGATCAGCCGCAGCATCGCTTCGCCCTCGCGCCGCATTTGCCTGTCGAGCAGGTTCGCCACCAGACCGAACGCCTCGGCAAAGATGGCGACCGGACGCCGTCTGTTGGCATCCGACAAGGTCGAACGCATCAACGGACCGCTGCCCAGGTGATAATGATGCTGGCTGTTGGCGTTCCAGCCGGCTTCCAGGCCACGCAAGCTGCTGCTGCCGCAGAACTGGGCATAGATCAGCGCCACCAGATGATCCCAGCTTCTGAACGATTTGTCGTACGCATCCCCGTCGTGGCGATCCACAATTGCTTGGAATTGACGCCGATCGATGGGTTCAAGAAGCTGCCCGAAGATGCTAGGTGCAAAGCGCATGCCCCGTTCCTTTTCTGAGTCTCGACAACCAGAGAAAAGACGGACAAACCCCGTTTTACGGGGCATGCACATGTGGCATTTCGATTCACTCAAAACTTTCCCCGGACAGCCCTGCGTGAACGGGGAGAAGACCTCTGACCGCACCCTCGGCGTTCATTTTTTGCAACGCTGGTAATTGGCGGAACCGTCGATGACGGCGCCCTTCTCCCCGTTGACGGGGAGAAGATGGCGGCAGCCAGATGAGGGGCAGCGCCGGCGCCTCTTCAGAGGGCAAAGTTCTCTGTACGCTGCAGGGGTGCCATTTCGCTGCCGATCGGATATCCTTGGCTCCCTGACGCTCGAAGGCACTCACATGCAATTCACCTCGCTTTTGATCTTCGCCGCCGCCCTTTTTGTCGCCGCCGGCTCGCCCGGCCCCTCGATTGCCGCTCTGGTGGCGCGTGTCATCGCAAAGGGCTTTCGCGACGTGTTCCCGTTCCTGCTCGCCATGTGGATCGGCGAGGCCATCTGGCTGTCGCTGGCGGTGTTCGGGCTGGCGGTGGTGGCGCAGACCTTCCATCTCGCCTTCGTCGTGCTGAAATGGGTCGGCGTCGCCTATCTCGCCTACCTCGCCTGGAAGATGTGGACGGCCCCGGTCGAGGCGCGCGAGGGCGAGATGCCGCGCGAGGAATCGGCCGTCAAACTGTTCTTTGCCGGCATGGCGGTGACGCTCGGCAATCCCAAGATCATGATGTTCTACCTGGCGCTGCTGCCGACCATCATCGATCTCGCCTCGGTGACGGTCGTCGGCTGGATCGAGCTGACGCTGACTATGGCCGTGGTTCTGGTCGCCATCGATCTGGCCTGGGTACTGGCGGCAGCGCAGGCGCGAAAACTCCTGAAGAGCAAACGGGCGATGAAGATCGCCAACCGCGTCAGCGCCACCACCATGGCCGGTGCCGCGGCGGCGATCGCGGCTCGATCCTGAGCCATTGCGTCAACTCATTTCGATGATCGGCGCGATCTCGACGCTGAAAGCCGGATCCTTCAGGATAGGACAATCCTTGGCCTTGTCGACGGCATCGTCGATGTCTGTCGCTTCGACAATTGTGTAACCGGCGGTCGGATTGCTGCCGCCATTGTTTTCGACTTTGCCGCCGGGCAGCACGGTCTTCGACATGCCGACTGGATTGCCGCCGTCGACCACGGCCGAGCCAAGCTTGTCGTACCAGCCGTTCCAGGCATCCATCGCAGCTTGCCGTTCGGCCTCGTCGGTCGGCATCTTGCCGGAGCCGTGATAGACATAGAGAAATTTCGCCATGTTCTCCTCCGTTGATCTTCCGTTGATCGGCGGCGTCGAACCGACATGCGGTCACGCCGCAGCGGCAATCATCGGACCAAACCGGC is part of the Mesorhizobium sp. L-2-11 genome and harbors:
- a CDS encoding YciI family protein produces the protein MAKFLYVYHGSGKMPTDEAERQAAMDAWNGWYDKLGSAVVDGGNPVGMSKTVLPGGKVENNGGSNPTAGYTIVEATDIDDAVDKAKDCPILKDPAFSVEIAPIIEMS
- a CDS encoding IS4 family transposase, with translation MRFAPSIFGQLLEPIDRRQFQAIVDRHDGDAYDKSFRSWDHLVALIYAQFCGSSSLRGLEAGWNANSQHHYHLGSGPLMRSTLSDANRRRPVAIFAEAFGLVANLLDRQMRREGEAMLRLIDSTPIPLGKLCDWAKSNGRIRGMKVHVVYDPKTDCPRILDITDANVNDAQVGRQITIEAGATYVFDKGYCHYGWWTAIAEAGSIFVTRPKSNMRLALLRDRPIAEPQGDGFLVVEDSEVSLVSKAACKLPMRLRRLRVQRETGDTITLLTNDLERSAVEIGRLYKGRWHIELLFRWIKQHLKIRKFLGNNGNAIRLQLFAAMIAFALLRIVARTRRVTIPILRFTELVAQYLFGRRKLHTIDKPPPVNPSRPRDRASPNQMAFIYE
- a CDS encoding LysE family translocator; this encodes MQFTSLLIFAAALFVAAGSPGPSIAALVARVIAKGFRDVFPFLLAMWIGEAIWLSLAVFGLAVVAQTFHLAFVVLKWVGVAYLAYLAWKMWTAPVEAREGEMPREESAVKLFFAGMAVTLGNPKIMMFYLALLPTIIDLASVTVVGWIELTLTMAVVLVAIDLAWVLAAAQARKLLKSKRAMKIANRVSATTMAGAAAAIAARS